ATTAAGAATATCAGAACAGAAAGGAGAGAAGTATGAATTAGCAAGAATATATTCCAACCTTTCCTATCTAAAACTCTATCTGTTAACTTATGATTTTCGTAGCTTAACAGTATGTCAAGATACTTCTTTAAAAGTTCCAACTGAGCAATATTTCTCTCCCTTTTCCACCACTCTATTCTATTCTTAAAGGACTTTAAATCAAAGTAGTATCTACATTTATCGTCCCTAAATCCGAAAATTTTAAAAAACTCTATAACCTTTCGTTCATAGTCATCAAATTTCTCATTCTCCTTTAGAATTTCTATAACTAAACTGTTGTAGGATTTCTTAACACTTACGATTCCTCTTCTAATAAAATCTAAAACAGTTGAGAAAAGGGCATTTTCATCACCAGATAGGGCATCTCTATTAAAAAGAAGGTTAACAACATAAGGCTTTCTTTTAGGATTTGGAACGTAACTTAAAAAACTCGGAACCAAAAACTCCTTTTCCCTACCAAATTTCAAGTAGAACAAATAGAAGAAAATAGGGTAGAGAAGAACAATTATAAAAAGGAAAGTTTTAAAAACGTCATAAAAAAGTCTTACAGTAAAAAGTCCTTTATTTGCTTCCAATGTTTTGGTATCTACATCAGTTGTTCTGTAGAAAAATCCGTTAATATCTGTTGGTTTAAGTAACAGTTCCACTCCAACAATACTGTTTAACGGTGACAGACCAGTTAAAAAGATTTTATTTCCATTCCTTTTTAAATCCCAGTTTGTAACGTGAGGAAAAACCTCCTTAACCATTCCCCTTGGGTCATCAATCTCAACAAAAACCTTTCTGTAAAAGATGTGTTTATCTCCCAGTCTAAGATTCAAGTGGAGAAATTTCCCATCAGATTCAATTGGGGGAAACACCGTATAGAGGAGTCCTAAGTTGTATCTACCAGAGGAAAATCTGTTAGGATTAACCATTCCTACTTCATTCTGTTCAGCAAGTTTTCTAACCAGAAATTTAGACTGAGGATTTGAAAAACTTCCAAAAATTCTTCCCTTAAAGTCCTTTACATACCAATCGTACAGTCCTTTACTGTAAATAGTTTCATCCAATCTAATGTAGGGACGGTTTATTTTCTCTCTGTATGTGAGCGGAGCTCTCCAAACTCTGTATAGCATTTGAAATTTCTTGTCCTCTTTTACAAAGTAGGTAAAATCTTCAGAAAGGTTAATTTCCTTATCCAGACTTATTACTGCTGAATAATCAGCAAAGATTGAGGAGAAAATTAACCTGAGGTCATTTATTTTTGTTAGGTAGAAGCTTATAGCAGAAGAGATAGAAAAAAGGATAAGACCAATGATTAGGTATTTCTTTTCTTTCATACTACCATTTCAAATTGGGAATTTGATTTATCCTATCCTCAAACTCTAAGTACTCCATCTTTCTAAATCCAAAAGTTGAGCCAATCAAGTTTGAGGGAAACGTATCAAGCATAGTGTTGAATTCCTGAACGATATTGTTATAGGTATACCTGTGCCTTGCAATTTCATCTTCTAACTCATTAATTGAGTTATTAATATCCTTAGCAAGGCTTGAGGTCTTTAGGTCTGGATAGTTCTCAACAGAAACGAGAATGTTTCCAAGAATTTGCCTCGACTCTCTGTCTAAACTGTCAATATCCCTTGCTGTATTAGCTTTAAAAACAGAACTCCTCAGTTGAGTAATTCTTTCAAGCGTTTCCTTTTCAAAGGACGCATAGCTTTTAACACTATCAACTAACTGAGTTAATAAATCTAACCTCTTTTTAAGGGCTACCTTTATCTGACCTAACGTAGCTTCAGCTCCGTTTTTCAACTTTTGAAATCTGTTGTAGACAGTTATTACATAGAACAAAACAGAAATGAACAGGATTAAAGCAGCAATAGTTATTAAGGATTTCATAATTAATTTCCTACATACTGTTTAAACTTGAATTTAATACATCACTACTCCTCCTTCAAAACCTCCTTCGGGTCTACAGAGAGAGCTCTCACTGCAGGGTAGACTCCCGAAATTAGACCGATTAACAATGAAAGAACTATCGAGAAAAAGGCTTCCTTTAAGGGAATATAAACAGGCCAGTGGGCAACCTTCGTTATTCCAAAGACAAGAAGGGCGGAGATGGAAGCTCCCATCAGAGCTCCAACCGACGAAAGAAAGGTAGCCTCGTAGAGAAACTGGATAAAAATTGCCCCCTTTGTAGCTCCAAAGGCCCTTCTAATCCCTATTTCAACGTACCTCTCGTAGACCGACAGTGTAAGAACTGCAATTATTCCCAGAGCTCCCGTCCCAAAGGATATGAAAGAGACAATTAGAGACAGCTTTTTAAAAACGTCCATTGCCTGCTTTTGTGTGTTTACCAAGTCCTCGTACTTGTTGACAGAAAAGTCCTTCTTTTTGTGTCTTTTGAGGAGCAGCCCTTCAACTTCCTTTTTAACTGTGTCAACAAGTTTTGGAGAGTCTGGAAGAACGTAGATTCCATCTATGTAGTCAACGTTTGAAATTCTCTTAACGGCAGAACTTATCGGTATATAAACTCTATCGTCCAAGTTTTCTCCACCTAGGTCCGTTCCCTTCTTTTTAAGAACTCCAACAATTCTGTAGGGAGCATTAAATAGGTAGATAACCTTTCCAACCGGACATGTATTCCCGTAGAGCTCCCTTGCAACACTGTA
Above is a genomic segment from Balnearium lithotrophicum containing:
- a CDS encoding ABC transporter permease; this encodes MLKALLSYASENKKRFSLSIIGIAIGVFTLTLMLGISSAMKKRVEFVIGKMGSSVLVVLPGDVKNLGGRTIQLSFYPTLKISDAEAIKEKCPDVLYVSPYKKVSPNVHYGGKSYSASVYGVWPEYRNIANLELLCGRFLNKEDVDGISQRAVLGYSVARELYGNTCPVGKVIYLFNAPYRIVGVLKKKGTDLGGENLDDRVYIPISSAVKRISNVDYIDGIYVLPDSPKLVDTVKKEVEGLLLKRHKKKDFSVNKYEDLVNTQKQAMDVFKKLSLIVSFISFGTGALGIIAVLTLSVYERYVEIGIRRAFGATKGAIFIQFLYEATFLSSVGALMGASISALLVFGITKVAHWPVYIPLKEAFFSIVLSLLIGLISGVYPAVRALSVDPKEVLKEE
- a CDS encoding LemA family protein; translation: MKSLITIAALILFISVLFYVITVYNRFQKLKNGAEATLGQIKVALKKRLDLLTQLVDSVKSYASFEKETLERITQLRSSVFKANTARDIDSLDRESRQILGNILVSVENYPDLKTSSLAKDINNSINELEDEIARHRYTYNNIVQEFNTMLDTFPSNLIGSTFGFRKMEYLEFEDRINQIPNLKW
- a CDS encoding DUF2207 family protein, whose protein sequence is MKEKKYLIIGLILFSISSAISFYLTKINDLRLIFSSIFADYSAVISLDKEINLSEDFTYFVKEDKKFQMLYRVWRAPLTYREKINRPYIRLDETIYSKGLYDWYVKDFKGRIFGSFSNPQSKFLVRKLAEQNEVGMVNPNRFSSGRYNLGLLYTVFPPIESDGKFLHLNLRLGDKHIFYRKVFVEIDDPRGMVKEVFPHVTNWDLKRNGNKIFLTGLSPLNSIVGVELLLKPTDINGFFYRTTDVDTKTLEANKGLFTVRLFYDVFKTFLFIIVLLYPIFFYLFYLKFGREKEFLVPSFLSYVPNPKRKPYVVNLLFNRDALSGDENALFSTVLDFIRRGIVSVKKSYNSLVIEILKENEKFDDYERKVIEFFKIFGFRDDKCRYYFDLKSFKNRIEWWKRERNIAQLELLKKYLDILLSYENHKLTDRVLDRKGWNIFLLIHTSLLSVLIFLIAVNKMFLLSDRFFIDFYPVYVYSAALLFNFLLSIALFPSQFFGRWKEDFYREKLMWDAFKNFLSDLAMIKKYSPEDISIWKEWLVYGTALDVADKVEEALRELSISVPDLKELTSTRVSLSTSFSDYKSTVSSALTSSSSSSSRGGFGGGGAGAR